In the Candidatus Neomarinimicrobiota bacterium genome, one interval contains:
- a CDS encoding Crp/Fnr family transcriptional regulator — MSHELLKNLPLFADLDDEELVEIWNHVQTRSYKKGNIILFEEDPGDSLFIIKEGKVKITRLSEEGREVILSILGEGEFFGEMSILDGEARSANVIALADSEVFVLNRQEFINILTSNPQIAITLLEELAARIRKSDQQIEYLSLADAENRVAMTLLRLAEESGTFKMGQVTIDELPMQQDMANMSGTSRETISRMLSEFTEKEYIDRKGKKLIILDYDKFRSDFTKRI; from the coding sequence GTGAGCCACGAACTTCTTAAAAACCTTCCGTTATTTGCTGACCTTGACGATGAGGAGTTGGTAGAGATATGGAACCATGTTCAAACCCGGTCATACAAGAAGGGTAACATTATTTTATTCGAGGAGGATCCCGGCGATTCTTTATTTATTATCAAGGAAGGTAAGGTTAAAATAACACGGTTAAGCGAGGAAGGTCGAGAAGTTATCCTATCAATATTAGGGGAGGGTGAATTTTTCGGAGAGATGTCCATATTAGATGGTGAAGCCCGGTCTGCTAATGTCATAGCATTAGCGGACTCGGAGGTCTTTGTTCTAAACAGACAAGAATTTATAAATATTTTAACGTCTAATCCGCAAATAGCGATTACCTTGCTCGAAGAACTGGCTGCGAGGATAAGAAAATCCGATCAACAAATTGAGTATCTCTCACTCGCCGATGCCGAGAATAGAGTTGCAATGACGCTGCTTAGGTTAGCGGAGGAGTCCGGAACTTTCAAGATGGGCCAGGTCACAATAGACGAGCTTCCAATGCAGCAGGATATGGCAAATATGTCAGGAACCTCAAGAGAAACAATTTCCAGAATGTTGAGTGAATTTACAGAAAAGGAATATATCGACCGAAAGGGTAAGAAGTTAATTATACTTGATTACGATAAGTTCCGTTCGGATTTCACAAAAAGAATTTAA
- the rpsT gene encoding 30S ribosomal protein S20 yields MRQHKSPIKRVKTDAKRHLRNISYKSMMKTYIKGTLASTNKKEAEVKFRETVKLIDKIASKGIIHKNRAAAHKSKIALHLNSLN; encoded by the coding sequence ATGAGGCAGCATAAATCACCGATTAAGAGGGTAAAAACGGATGCGAAGCGGCATTTGCGCAATATCAGCTACAAATCCATGATGAAAACATATATAAAGGGGACACTTGCTTCCACGAACAAAAAAGAAGCAGAAGTCAAATTTAGAGAAACTGTTAAGCTTATAGATAAAATCGCGTCAAAAGGCATTATTCACAAGAATAGAGCCGCAGCTCACAAATCGAAAATTGCCCTGCATTTAAATTCACTGAACTGA
- the guaB gene encoding IMP dehydrogenase, giving the protein MEDKILYEALTFDDVLLIPAHSEVLPKDVDLNTRLTKNLKLSLPLISAAMDTVTGSEMAIQMAKLGGIGILHRNQSIEEQSAEVDRVKRAESTIIKDPVTIDSSKSVGDALQMIRSEGISGFPVVHEDNLLGIVTYRDLWNVEDLSTPVSDVMTSGDKLITADIDTSFEVALKILADNRIEKLPLIGNEGKLKGLLTVKDIEKSRQFPNAAKDDQGRLRVGAAVGVSKDAMERVESLITSQIDVLVIDSAHGHSKGVLNLIKEVKKAHPDRDIIAGNVVTEEGTSELIEHGADAVKVGIGPGASCTTRVVTGAGMPQLSAILNCIKAADKHDVPLIADGGIRYSGDIAKALAAGASTVMMGSVLAGMEESPGEMILFDGRWFKTYRGMGSIGAMQTGGSDRYFQEGEETAKLVPEGIEGRVPYRGQVRDSVHQFIGGVRAAMGYCGAENIESLKKNAKFVKVTATGIKESHPHDLVISREAPNYQARGSV; this is encoded by the coding sequence TTGCCGAAAGATGTCGATCTCAATACGAGACTGACAAAAAACCTGAAGCTGTCTCTGCCTCTGATTTCTGCGGCAATGGATACGGTGACCGGCTCCGAAATGGCTATTCAGATGGCTAAGCTGGGCGGTATCGGCATTCTACACAGGAACCAGAGTATTGAGGAACAATCGGCTGAAGTTGACAGGGTCAAGAGAGCGGAAAGCACCATCATTAAGGATCCGGTCACAATCGATTCGTCTAAAAGCGTAGGGGATGCGCTTCAAATGATCAGGTCAGAGGGAATTTCGGGTTTTCCGGTTGTACATGAAGACAATTTGCTTGGAATAGTAACATACCGGGACCTCTGGAACGTAGAAGATTTATCGACTCCGGTCTCAGACGTGATGACGTCAGGAGACAAATTGATTACGGCGGATATCGATACATCGTTTGAAGTCGCGTTAAAAATACTCGCTGACAACAGAATCGAGAAACTTCCTCTGATAGGTAATGAAGGTAAACTTAAGGGCCTACTGACTGTAAAAGACATTGAGAAGTCGCGTCAATTTCCAAATGCGGCAAAAGATGATCAGGGAAGATTGCGAGTCGGAGCGGCGGTAGGCGTATCTAAAGACGCAATGGAACGTGTAGAAAGTCTGATAACATCTCAAATTGACGTGCTCGTGATCGACTCTGCCCACGGGCATTCCAAAGGAGTTTTGAACCTGATAAAAGAAGTTAAGAAAGCTCATCCCGACCGGGACATTATAGCTGGAAACGTTGTCACCGAAGAGGGTACGTCGGAGTTGATAGAACATGGCGCCGATGCCGTAAAGGTGGGAATCGGACCGGGAGCATCATGTACGACACGGGTAGTAACAGGAGCGGGAATGCCGCAATTAAGCGCAATTCTCAATTGCATAAAAGCCGCTGATAAGCATGACGTTCCGCTGATTGCCGACGGCGGAATAAGATATTCCGGTGACATAGCAAAGGCTTTAGCGGCGGGTGCTTCTACAGTGATGATGGGGAGTGTCCTTGCAGGTATGGAGGAGAGTCCGGGAGAGATGATACTCTTTGATGGAAGGTGGTTCAAGACATATAGAGGTATGGGATCAATCGGAGCTATGCAAACCGGAGGGAGTGACAGGTATTTTCAGGAAGGTGAAGAAACGGCAAAGTTGGTACCGGAAGGAATCGAGGGACGTGTACCCTATAGGGGGCAGGTAAGGGATTCAGTTCATCAGTTTATTGGTGGAGTCCGGGCGGCAATGGGTTATTGCGGTGCCGAAAACATTGAATCCTTGAAAAAAAATGCGAAGTTTGTGAAAGTAACAGCGACGGGAATTAAAGAAAGTCATCCTCACGATCTGGTCATATCAAGGGAAGCTCCGAATTACCAGGCTCGCGGTTCAGTCTGA